GCCGTCGGCGGCGCTCGCCTCCGCCCACGCCACGACCCCGCACCCCGGCACGCCCGCCACCGCGTCCAGCGCGTCGCTTCGCCCGTCGTCCGCCGACGGAGGGCCCCTTGTCTCAACGGATTTCATTCCTCGCCGGTTATCTCCACCAGCCGCCGGTAGCCTTCGCCCGCAAGGCTGAAGGTTTCACCCTCGGGTTCCAGGCTGGCGCTGGAGAGGGCGGCTTTGTATGCCTCCCGCGCCGCGACGAGGTAGAAGTAGGTTCGGTCGTTGATGGCGAAATAGGCCTGTTTTATATCCTCGTCGGACGCCCCGCCGCTGATGACCACGTCCTGGAGCATTTCCGCGAACTCCTCGAAGACCCGGGCGGCCTTTAGCTGTGCCTCGGCCACCAGGGCCGGTTCGCCGAAGGACGCCGCGCCCGAGAAGCCGATGGCGGCCTGGTCCATCAACGACGTTTTACGCTCCAGTTGCGCCCTGACCTCGGTAAGGTCGCCGCCTACGGTCACACCCATGTACTCTTGAAAACCGTGCTCTCCGTAAACGTAGTAGGCGTGGGCGATGGCGGGGCTGCCGTAGCGGTTGACCGCCTTGCGGGAGTGCTCCCGGACGGCCCGGGTGTAGAGCTCGAGGGCCCGGTCGGGGTCACCCTCCCCCTCGGCCAGAAGGCCCAGGGCGGCGTAGGCCTCGCCGACCCAGATGTAGAACGCCGGGTCGTCGGTATGGCGCGCGATGAACCGGTCCAGGCCGTCGGCATCGCTCCCGTGAATCGCCTCGCGCAGGGGGACGAGCTCCGCCTCGGGGCTGTCGCCGTACCGATTCTCTAAATCGTCATAGTATTCCCTTGCCCGGGGCCATCCCTCGGCCGTTTCGGCCATCAGCCCGGCGCGGAGAAGGGCGGCGGGCGCCAGGTCGTCGTCGGGGTACGCCACCGCCAGTCGGGCGTACTCCGTCTCGGCCGCCGCGGAGTCGGAGATCCAGAGCTGGAAGATGAGCCCGCGCCGGTATAAGGCCGCCACGGCCACCTCGTGCTCCGGGTACTTCTCGACCAGATCGGCGTAAGATTCCAGCACCCGGTCCAGCTTCTCCCTCGACGCCTCGTCGAGGAAGACGGCGGGAACCTGCGGCACCTCGGACTCGAGGGCCAGGGCCCGGTGGTACTGGGCCACCCTGGAGTTGGAGGACCACCGTTCGGTCAGCTCCGGCTCCTTCTTCGGGTCCACCATCCCGCAGGCGCGCAGGTACATCTCCCGGGCCTTGTCGTAGAGACCGGCGTCGAATGTCTGGTCCCCCAGCCGCGCCAGGAGCGACGCCTGGCTGACGCGGCGCGCCTCCGCGTCAAGCTCGGGGTGGTAATCGGTGAGGAAGCGGCCCAGGAACTCCTCGGCCCGGTCGTCCTCACCGGAACGGTATAAAAGCTCGACGTTGACCAGGGCGATGTCGGCGTCGTCCTCGGGCAGGTCGAATGCCGCGGGGCGGGCCTTCTTCTCGTCGAAATAGGTCGCGCAGGCGGCCAGGGTCCTGGAGGCCAGGCCGGACCGGTCTCCCTCCTCCAGGTCCAGCGCTTGCTTGTACACGCGGACCGCGGAATAAACCGCCGGTTGGACGTACTCTACCAGATTCTGCTCCGCGGCGAGGAGGAAGGCGTCCCCGGCCATCTCCAACAGGCGCGAGGCCTTGGACTTCGCCGCCCCGCTCGCATCCACCGGCTCTGCGAAGGCCAGCTCGGCCAGGCACTGGCCGTAGCTGTAGCCCACCAGCGCCAGCTCCTCGGGGGGAATCCGCTCCTTGAGCGTCGGGAACTCGTCTATGCGCTCGATGTAGGCACCGTAATAATCGGCGGCCTGCTCGTACTCCAGCCGGGCCAGCTCCTTCTCCAGGCCGGGGTGCTCGACGGTGCCCGTCTGCGGCCCACAGGCAGCGAGGAGGGGGAGGAGAAAGGCCGGCCGGATCAGTTGGGGTACACGGCCACCACCCGCCGGCGTCCCGGGGGAAAGCGCCAGGCGGCGATCAAATCCAGCAGCCGGTCGGTGAAATACTCCGGGGTGTTGCTGGAGAGAAGCTGCACGTCGGACACGGCGCCGTCGGGCTCGATGGTTATCTGCACCTCGACGCGGTGGTTCGGGTCCCTGACCGGCACGTGGACGCTGTAAATGTACGCTATGACCCCGATGTAGTTGTCGAGGAAACGGGTGATGCGATTGCGGGAGTAGATGTAGGAGCGGTCGGTGGCGGAGGCGGCGGTCTCCTCGATCAGGAGCTCCAACTCGGCCTCGCGGTCCACCTCGGGCAGGTACGAAGCCCCGCCGTAGTTGTAGCGTTCCGCCAGCTCCTGGTGGTGGAGTCCCAGGCGCCCGAGAGAGCGGACCACGCAGTACGCCACCTCCTCGTCCTCGGGACTTTCTCCCAGAAGCTCCTCCCCGCGCTCGACCACCTGCCGGTAGAGGTCCATCGCCTCGTTAATAACGGTCCCGGGGTCGTCGGAGAGCGTGGCCGCGAGCTCGTTGGTTTCCGCCATGGCGAAAAGGAGCCGCGCGTTCGTCCGCACGTCCGGCGCGTGGGCGTAAAGATTATCGTAAACGCCGAGCGCCCCGGCGTAGTCGCCGTACTCGCGGTAAACGCCGCCGAGGATGAACAGGGCGTCCTTGTAGTTAAGGGCGTCCAGAATCCGCTGGAGGTATTCGAGCGGGTCGTCCGGTGGGTTGAAGTACAGCAGGCGGACCAGGGACTCCAGCGCCACCGGGCGCCAGAGCCTCCCCTCGTCCCCCTCGGGAAGCTGCGACGAGAAGAGGATCAGCCGGTTGTACTCGTACAGCGCCTCCTCGGGCCGGCCGAGGTAGTCCAGGCAGAGCGCCTTGCCGTAGAGGGCGTTGGGGTAGAAGGGGTGGTCCCGGTCCACCTCGCGGAAGCGGGCCAGGGCAAGGGTGTAATCGCCCGCGGCGAAGGCGTCGAAACCGGCCTGAAGCCGTTCCTCGGGCGAGTCCGCCCCGGTCGGCGCGCGGAAAAGACCGGGGTCAACCCGGCTCTGGGGCGCGGAGATGACGATGGGGTCGGCGACGAACTCGTAGACCTCGACCTCCTGCGCCGAGAGCGGCCGGGATGTCAGGGCGAGGGTAAGCAGAAGGGTAAAGATAGTGGGTCGCATCGTTCGACGGGTTATAAAATGGGTGATATTTTCAAAAAGTATAACCGAGATGCCCGGTCGGGGCAAGGGGCTACGCGCGCGCGGCGGGGACGACCGGGGTGAGGCGAAAGGGAGGTTTCAGGCGCCGGCCGTTGGCGAAATTTTTGGCCGAAAGCCGCCGGGAGCCGCCGGCCTGGACCTCGAGAATCTCCAGGACCGTGACCCCACCGCAAGCCGTGAGCCAGCCGTCGTCGGTGCAACTGAAAACCGCACCCGGCGGCTCGGCTGTGCGTTCCGGAACCGGACGGCAGCGGTGGACCTTGAGCGTTTCGTCCCCCAGAAGACAGAAGACGCCGGGCCAGGGCAACAATCCCCGCCAGCGGTCGTAGAGCACCC
The bacterium DNA segment above includes these coding regions:
- a CDS encoding tetratricopeptide repeat protein, yielding MRPTIFTLLLTLALTSRPLSAQEVEVYEFVADPIVISAPQSRVDPGLFRAPTGADSPEERLQAGFDAFAAGDYTLALARFREVDRDHPFYPNALYGKALCLDYLGRPEEALYEYNRLILFSSQLPEGDEGRLWRPVALESLVRLLYFNPPDDPLEYLQRILDALNYKDALFILGGVYREYGDYAGALGVYDNLYAHAPDVRTNARLLFAMAETNELAATLSDDPGTVINEAMDLYRQVVERGEELLGESPEDEEVAYCVVRSLGRLGLHHQELAERYNYGGASYLPEVDREAELELLIEETAASATDRSYIYSRNRITRFLDNYIGVIAYIYSVHVPVRDPNHRVEVQITIEPDGAVSDVQLLSSNTPEYFTDRLLDLIAAWRFPPGRRRVVAVYPN